One window of the Trifolium pratense cultivar HEN17-A07 linkage group LG2, ARS_RC_1.1, whole genome shotgun sequence genome contains the following:
- the LOC123906279 gene encoding probable inorganic phosphate transporter 1-8, which translates to MARGLKVLSALDSAKTQYYHFKAIMIAGMGLFSDSYDLFSITLITKMLGRIYYSDSNEIRQVNPIVVSALVSVALLGTAIGQLLFGRLGDLKGRRHVYGIALLLMITSSLASGFSICTTKRACVFLSLAFFRFFLGLGIGGDYPLSSTIMSEFANKRTRGSFIAAVFSMQGFGILASATVTMVVCSIFRRASKPASAYDVPPEADVAWRLILMIGSVPAALTYYWRMMMPETARYTALVEQNVLQAAKDMEKVLDVAMSQIAEEDPLSPTNNAVYPLLSREFLRRHGRDLFACSTNWFLLDIVFYSQVLFQSEIYKQYMKHKDKQDVYEEAFYLARIQAILAVCSTIPGYFFTVYFIDRIGRVKIQMIGFFFMAVSFFAIGVPYYSYWTNAKNQHNKGFMVLYGLAFFFANFGPNTTTFIVPAELFPARFRSTCHGISGAVGKVGAIIGSVGFLWASHKVKEEGYPKGIGMEASLIILGGVCIMGMFVTYFFTKETMGRSLEENEVEQSHHAEEYNNL; encoded by the exons ATGGCGAGAGGATTGAAGGTGCTATCAGCCCTGGACTCAGCAAAAACACAATATTACCATTTCAAAGCCATCATGATAGCAGGAATGGGACTTTTCTCAGACTCCTATGACCTCTTTTCCATAACTCTCATCACAAAGATGCTAGGAAGAATATACTACTCAGACAGCAACGAAATCCGTCAAGTCAACCCTATCGTTGTCTCGGCCCTTGTCTCCGTTGCACTCCTAGGAACCGCAATCGGTCAACTCCTATTCGGCCGTCTCGGAGACCTAAAAGGTCGGCGCCACGTCTACGGTATCGCCTTATTATTGATGATAACAAGTTCTTTGGCTTCTGGCTTCTCCATTTGTACAACAAAGAGAGCTTGTGTTTTTCTCTCACTTGCTTTCTTTAGATTCTTCTTAGGACTTGGAATTGGTGGTGATTATCCTTTATCTTCTACCATTATGTCTGAGTTTGCTAATAAAAGGACAAGAGGGTCTTTTATAGCTGCTGTTTTTTCTATGCAAGGGTTTGGTATATTGGCTAGTGCTACTGTTACTATGGTGGTTTGCTCCATATTTCGCCGTGCTTCGAAGCCGGCTTCGGCTTACGATGTGCCACCGGAGGCTGATGTTGCATGGAGGTTGATACTAATGATTGGTTCTGTTCCGGCTGCCTTGACTTACTATTGGCGTATGATGATGCCAGAAACTGCCAG GTATACAGCTTTAGTGGAACAAAATGTACTGCAAGCTGCAAAGGACATGGAAAAAGTACTAGATGTTGCAATGAGCCAAATAGCCGAAGAAGATCCGTTATCACCAACCAATAATGCTGTATATCCACTTCTTTCAAGAGAATTCTTGCGTCGACATGGTCGCGATCTTTTCGCATGTTCTACTAATTGGTTTCTATTGGACATAGTTTTCTACAGTCAAGTTCTATTTCAAAGTGAAATATACAAACAATATATGAAACACAAAGATAAACAAGATGTGTATGAAGAAGCTTTCTATCTTGCAAGAATCCAAGCCATTCTTGCTGTTTGTTCCACAATTCCTGGCTACTTCTTCACCGTCTACTTCATCGATCGTATAGGACGGGTTAAAATACAAATGATAGGTTTCTTCTTCATGGCAGTGTCATTTTTTGCTATAGGGGTTCCCTATTACTCTTATTGGACTAATGCCAAAAACCAACATAATAAAGGGTTCATGGTTCTATACGGTCTTGCTTTCTTCTTTGCAAATTTTGGACCTAACACCACCACGTTTATTGTTCCAGCCGAGCTCTTTCCGGCTAGGTTTAGGTCAACATGTCACGGTATTTCTGGAGCTGTTGGTAAGGTTGGTGCGATCATTGGATCTGTTGGATTTCTATGGGCTTCACATAAAGTAAAGGAGGAAGGATATCCTAAGGGAATTGGAATGGAAGCATCCCTTATCATACTTGGAGGGGTGTGCATAATGGGAATGTTTGTTACTTACTTTTTCACCAAGGAAACCATGGGAAGGTCTTTGGAAGAGAATGAGGTTGAGCAGTCTCATCATGCTGAAGAATATAACAATCTTTGA
- the LOC123907901 gene encoding protein PHLOEM PROTEIN 2-LIKE A1-like isoform X1, which produces MGNSLSELEQPPPPQTHQQHSQSQPQHQPNEPTNKEELRLPSRRENNLLLSPQHNSEASKKTGQNGIVVKSNETQSAAKPLIKQQSFPHKYEHILKDADSPVDKSSREKLCDQLYGGVFLHHKTKKYWVEKKSNANCFMLYARALSITWAEDPNYWKWIQQKDASGGTTEVAELKRVCWLELHGKIDTRKLSPGILYQVSFIIMLKDPAQGWELPVNVRLALPGGNKQQHKESLMDKLRARWIEIPVGEFVASEKDGGEMEISMFEYEGGMWKQGLVIKGVAIKPKE; this is translated from the exons ATGGGGAATTCTCTTTCAGAGTTAGAGcagccaccaccaccacaaacACATCAACAACATTCTCAGTCACAACCACAACACCAACCAAATGAACCAACCAATAAGGAAGAATTAAGATTACCATCCAGAAGGGAAAATAATTTGTTGCTGTCTCCACAACATAATTCAGAAGCCTCTAAAAAGACAGGACAAAATGGAATAGTTGTAAAATCCAATGAGACTCAATCAGCTGCTAAACCTTTGATCAAACAACAAAGTTTTCCACACAAGTATGAGCACATATTGAAGGATGCAGACTCACCAGTTGATAAATCTTCAAGGGAAAAGCTTTGTGATCAGCTATATGGTGGAGTGTTCTTACATCATAAAACCAAG AAGTATTGGGTAGAGAAGAAGTCCAACGCAAACTGTTTCATGTTGTATGCAAGAGCACTCTCAATCACCTGGGCAGAAGATCCAAATTATTGGAAATGGATACAACAAAAAGATGCTAG TGGCGGAACGACTGAGGTGGCTGAACTGAAGAGAGTTTGTTGGCTAGAATTGCATGgaaaaattgacacaagaaagctTTCACCAGGAATTTTATATCAAGTTTCatttattataatgttgaaagaTCCAGCTCAGGGTTGGGAACTTCCGGTAAATGTTCGACTTGCACTTCCGGGAGGAAACAAGCAACAACACAAGGAAAGTTTAATGGATAAGTTAAGGGCAAGATGGATAGAGATTCCAGTAGGTGAGTTTGTAGCATCTGAAAAAGATGGTGGTGAGATGGAGATATCTATGTTTGAATATGAAGGTGGTATGTGGAAGCAGGGTCTTGTCATCAAAGGTGTTGCCATCAAGCCTAAGGAATAA
- the LOC123907901 gene encoding protein PHLOEM PROTEIN 2-LIKE A1-like isoform X2, translating into MGNSLSELEQPPPPQTHQQHSQSQPQHQPNEPTNKEELRLPSRRENNLLLSPQHNSEASKKTGQNGIVVKSNETQSAAKPLIKQQSFPHKYEHILKDADSPVDKSSREKLCDQLYGGVFLHHKTKYWVEKKSNANCFMLYARALSITWAEDPNYWKWIQQKDASGGTTEVAELKRVCWLELHGKIDTRKLSPGILYQVSFIIMLKDPAQGWELPVNVRLALPGGNKQQHKESLMDKLRARWIEIPVGEFVASEKDGGEMEISMFEYEGGMWKQGLVIKGVAIKPKE; encoded by the exons ATGGGGAATTCTCTTTCAGAGTTAGAGcagccaccaccaccacaaacACATCAACAACATTCTCAGTCACAACCACAACACCAACCAAATGAACCAACCAATAAGGAAGAATTAAGATTACCATCCAGAAGGGAAAATAATTTGTTGCTGTCTCCACAACATAATTCAGAAGCCTCTAAAAAGACAGGACAAAATGGAATAGTTGTAAAATCCAATGAGACTCAATCAGCTGCTAAACCTTTGATCAAACAACAAAGTTTTCCACACAAGTATGAGCACATATTGAAGGATGCAGACTCACCAGTTGATAAATCTTCAAGGGAAAAGCTTTGTGATCAGCTATATGGTGGAGTGTTCTTACATCATAAAACCAAG TATTGGGTAGAGAAGAAGTCCAACGCAAACTGTTTCATGTTGTATGCAAGAGCACTCTCAATCACCTGGGCAGAAGATCCAAATTATTGGAAATGGATACAACAAAAAGATGCTAG TGGCGGAACGACTGAGGTGGCTGAACTGAAGAGAGTTTGTTGGCTAGAATTGCATGgaaaaattgacacaagaaagctTTCACCAGGAATTTTATATCAAGTTTCatttattataatgttgaaagaTCCAGCTCAGGGTTGGGAACTTCCGGTAAATGTTCGACTTGCACTTCCGGGAGGAAACAAGCAACAACACAAGGAAAGTTTAATGGATAAGTTAAGGGCAAGATGGATAGAGATTCCAGTAGGTGAGTTTGTAGCATCTGAAAAAGATGGTGGTGAGATGGAGATATCTATGTTTGAATATGAAGGTGGTATGTGGAAGCAGGGTCTTGTCATCAAAGGTGTTGCCATCAAGCCTAAGGAATAA
- the LOC123906278 gene encoding exocyst complex component EXO84C, with amino-acid sequence MESSEEEDDFPSIESIIPQSKVDSLYQSQTEKGIRKLCCELLDLKDAVENLCGNMHSKFLAFLRISEEAVEVKHELIDLQKHISAQGILVQDLMTGVCHELDKWNQSSNDVGEIQHEPELPELLEPLSNEKNDQKTLLLENIDVLLAEHKFEEALEALDAEERNSEELKVSGNNSSDEASSYKSAFMERKAVLEDQLIGIAEQPSVSFPELKKAIDGLIKLGKGPVAHQLMLTFYRSHLQKKIEALLPSSSFCPETFPFTLSKIVFSVISLTIKESGLIFGDNPVYTNKVVQWAEWEIEYFVRLVKENAPSSETVSALRSASICIQASLKYCSILEPQGLKMSKLLLVLLRPSVEEVLESNFRRARRVVLDIAESDECLPLSPQFASSLSAIATSSNTMLVESGMRFMHVVEEILEQLTPMAILHFGGNVLGRILQLFDKYMDALIKSLPGPSDDDNLPELKEAVPFRAETDSEQLAILGIAFTILDELLPNAVLSTWMLQNESKEPNSGLMENVGFNTSASVELKEWRKHLQHSFDKLRDHFCRQYVLSFIYSREGSTRLNAHIYLSDNKEDLYWESGPLPSLPFQALFAKLQQLATVAGDVLQGKDKIHKILLARLTETVVMWLSDEQEFWGVLEDKSAPLLPVGLHQLILDMHFTVEIARFARYPSRHIHQIASAIIARALRTFSARGINAQPQSALPADEWFVETAKSAINKLLLGASGSETSDIDEDHIIVHDEVVSDSDTVSSLSTMDSTESFASASMAELDSPSNLSDPDN; translated from the exons ATGGAAAGTAGCGAGGAAGAAGATGATTTCCCTTCCATTGAAAGCATCATCCCCCAATCCAAGGTTGATTCCCTTTACCAGTCTCAAACTGAAAAG GGAATTAGGAAGCTTTGCTGTGAACTCTTAGATTTGAAAGATGCCGTGGAGAACTTATGTGGCAATATGCACTCAAAGTTCTTGGCTTTCTTGAG GATATCTGAAGAAGCTGTGGAGGTAAAGCATGAACTGATTGATCTGCAAAAGCATATATCAGCTCAAGGTATTCTGGTACAAGATTTAATGACCGGTGTCTGTCATGAATTGGATAAGTGGAATCAATCAAGCAATGATGTCGGTGAAATTCAGCATGAACCTGAATTACCTGAACTCCTTGAGCCTTTATCCAATGAGAAAAATGACCAGAAAACTCTATTATTGGAAAACATCGATGTACTTCTGGCTGAACATAAGTTTGAAGAAGCATTAGAGGCGTTAGATGCTGAAGAAAGAAATTCTGAAGAGTTGAAAGTCTCGGGGAATAACTCTTCAGATGAAGCTTCCTCATATAAGTCTGCTTTCATGGAAAGAAAGGCAGTGCTTGAAGACCAGCTAATTGGAATTGCTGAGCAACCTTCTGTTAGTTTTCCTGAATTGAAGAAGGCCATAGATGGTTTGATAAAACTTGGAAAAGGTCCTGTAGCACATCAACTAATGCTGACATTCTATCGGTCTCacctccaaaaaaaaattgaggcgtTGCTTCCGTCGAGTTCTTTCTGTCCTGAAACATTTCCTTTTACATTGTCTAAGATTGTTTTCTCTGTAATTTCATTGACAATAAAGGAATCTGGTTTGATATTTGGAGATAATCCTGTTTATACGAACAAAGTTGTTCAGTGGGCAGAGTGGGAAATTGAATATTTTGTCCGATTGGTGAAAGAGAATGCACCATCATCTGAGACTGTGTCTGCCTTGCGTTCTGCCAGCATCTGCATTCAGGCTAGTCTGAAGTACTGCTCAATCTTGGAGCCACAAGGattaaaaatgtctaaattactATTGGTGTTACTGCGTCCTTCTGTTGAAGAAGTCTTGGAATCAAATTTTAGACGTGCTAGAAGAGTAGTTCTTGACATAGCAGAGTCGGATGAATGCTTACCACTGTCACCACAATTTGCCTCTTCACTTTCTGCAATTGCAACTTCATCCAATACCATGCTTGTTGAGAGTGGCATGCGATTTATGCACGTAGTTGAA GAGATATTGGAACAGCTAACACCGATGGCTATTTTGCACTTTGGAGGAAATGTACTTGGTAGAATCTTACAACTATTTGATAAATACATGGATGCTCTTATCAAATCACTACCGGGTCCTTCTGATGATGACAATCTTCCAGAGCTTAAAGAGGCCGTGCCTTTCAGAGCTGAGACAGACTCAGAGCAACTTGCAATATTAGGAATAGCGTTTACCATACTGGATGAACTGTTACCAAATGCTGTATTATCGACATGGATGCTGCAAAATGAAAGTAAAGAACCAAATAGTGGGCTCATGGAGAATGTAGGGTTCAATACAAGTGCTAGTGTAGAATTAAAGGAGTGGAGGAAACATCTTCAACATTCTTTTGACAAGCTCCGAGATCACTTCTGTCGGCAGTATGTTTTGAGTTTCATCTATTCAAGAGAGGGAAGCACCCGATTGAATGCACATATTTACTTGAGTGATAACAAGGAAGATCTTTACTGGGAATCTGGTCCACTGCCTTCACTTCCATTTCAG GCGTTGTTTGCAAAGCTGCAGCAGTTAGCAACTGTGGCCGGAGATGTGTTACAGGGGAAagataaaatacataaaattttgcTTGCTAGGTTAACAGAGACTGTTGTCATGTGGTTATCTGATGAGCAAGAATTCTGGGGTGTCTTAGAGGATAAATCAGCTCCTCTCCTGCCAGTTGGTTTGCATCAG CTGATTCTTGATATGCACTTTACGGTTGAAATCGCGCGATTTGCGAGATATCCATCTCGACATATTCACCAGATAGCATCAGCTATTATTGCCCGTGCCCTCCGGACCTTCTCTGCTAGGGGCATAAACGCACAACCACAAAG CGCACTTCCTGCGGATGAATGGTTTGTCGAAACTGCAAAGTCGGCAATAAACAAGCTCTTGCTTGGAGCATCTGGGTCGGAGACATCTGATATTGATGAAGATCACATCATTGTTCATGATGAAGTTGTCTCAGACTCTGATACTGTTTCTTCCCTCTCTACGATGGACTCTACCGAATCTTTTGCTTCTGCTAGCATGGCAGAACTTGACAGCCCCTCTAACTTGTCTGATCCTGATAATTAA